One Natronorubrum halophilum genomic window, CGTGAGCGAGACGGTCGACGCCTTCGGCGGCCTCGACCACCTCGTCACCTCCTCGGGCGGCCCGCCGAGTACGACCTTCCTCGAGACGGACGAACAGGACTGGTACCAGGCCTACGACCTGCTGGTGATGAGCGTCGTCTGGACGATCGAGGAAGCCCGCGAGCACCTGCTCGACTCCGAGTACGGCTCGATCACCTGCGTCACGTCGCGGACGGTCCGCGAGGTCGCGGACGGCCTCTTGCTGTCGAACTCGGTCCGTCGGGGCGTGATCGGCCTCGTGAAGACGGTTTCGCGGGAGTTCGCCCCCGAAATCCGCGTGAACGCGGTGCTACCGGGGACGATCGAAACGCCCCGAATCGAGGAGCTCATCGAGGCGAACATCGAGCGCGGCGTCTACGACGACTACGAGGACGGACTCGCGACTCTCGCGGACGATATTCCGATGGACCGAATCGGCGAGCCCCGCGAACTGGGCGATATCGTGACCGTGCTCTCGAGTCCGCGCTCGAGTTTCGTCAACGGCGTCGCGGTGCCGATCGACGGCGGGCTGTTGCGGAGCTAGCGGCGAGTTCGTCGCCCGTGCGGGACGCCGCCGTGAGCGTTTCGTAGGCTCCTCGCTCGAGCCCATTCCGCCTCAGTAGCGAAATCTACGTGTGACGACCCTTACGTCTCGACCCGTTCGAGCACGATTCGGTCTTCGAATCGACCCCGCTCGCTTGCTTTCTCCGAGCGAAGGGACGACAAGCGATCCGCCGAAACCCCGTGGTGCTCCCGGATCGCGTGAACTACTTCTAGGACATCGGCCAACTCGGCCATCTCTTTCCCGTCCCGAAACTCCGCGACCTCCTCGTCCAGTTTCTCGAGGAGGCGTTGCTCGTACTCCTCGTCGTCCGCGGTGTGAACGACCGGCGTCTCACCGTTTCGTTCGATGCGTTCCGGAATACCGTCTCGCACCAGTTTATCGTATTCTCGCCCCATAGGCCCACTCCACGCGTCGCCGTCTTTTGGATTATGGTGTCGAACGGGCGTCGGAACTACGAGTTCCGGCTGGACGAACGCAGTTGAAACGGATCGGAGAGCTGACCGGCTAATCTGCCGAAATTTCGCAGCTGCCTTCGTAGGAGACATCGTCGACCGACTCGATCTCGGCGTCCTCGCCACAGACCGGACAGGACGGGTTCGACAGTATATCGACCGTCTCGAAGGTCATGTCCATCGCGTCGTACATGAGGAGTCGCCCCTCGAGCAGGTCGCCCTTCTCGAGCAGGTACTTGACGACCTCGGTGGCCTGAATGCAGCCGACGGTGCCGGGCAGGACGCCGAGCACGCCGGTGGTAGCGCAGTCGGGGACGGTGCCGGGTTCGGGCGCTTCGGGGAAGAGACAGCGATAGCACGGCGGCGAGCCTTCGGACGCCGAATCGGCCTCGCTCGAGTCGTCGCCGCGGTCGTTCGTGAACGTCGTGACCTGCCCCTCGAAGCGATAGATCGCGCCGTGGGAGAGCGGCGTGCCGGTGAGCACGCAGTGGTCGTTGAGCAGGTATCGCGTCGCGAAGTTGTCGCTGGCGTCTAAGACGACGTCGTAGTCGTCGACCAGTTCTGCGACGTTGACCGCCGTGAGGCGGGTCTCGTGGGTATCCACGTCGATATCCGGATTCAGGCGGGCCACGTAGTCGGCCGCGCTGTCGACTTTCGGCCGACCGACGTCGTCGTCGCCGTGGATGATCTGGCGCTGCAGGTTCGACCGTTCGACGACGTCGTCGTCGACGATGCCCAGTCGGCCGACCCCCGCCGCTGCGAGGTACTGGATCGCCGGCGATCCCAACCCGCCCGCGCCGACGACGAGGACGCTCCCCTCGAGCAGCCGTTGTTGGCCCTCGGGTCCGATTTCGTCCATGATCACGTGTCTCGAGTAGCGATCGAGTTGGGTCGCATCGAGGCGGAGGTCGCTCATACT contains:
- the ubaA gene encoding SAMP-activating enzyme E1, which produces MSDLRLDATQLDRYSRHVIMDEIGPEGQQRLLEGSVLVVGAGGLGSPAIQYLAAAGVGRLGIVDDDVVERSNLQRQIIHGDDDVGRPKVDSAADYVARLNPDIDVDTHETRLTAVNVAELVDDYDVVLDASDNFATRYLLNDHCVLTGTPLSHGAIYRFEGQVTTFTNDRGDDSSEADSASEGSPPCYRCLFPEAPEPGTVPDCATTGVLGVLPGTVGCIQATEVVKYLLEKGDLLEGRLLMYDAMDMTFETVDILSNPSCPVCGEDAEIESVDDVSYEGSCEISAD
- a CDS encoding SDR family oxidoreductase, producing the protein MDLDLDGNGALVTASSSGLGFASAQALAEEGANVMICGRDEERLENAREELAETAEGEVRATPTDLTDPDEVSHLVSETVDAFGGLDHLVTSSGGPPSTTFLETDEQDWYQAYDLLVMSVVWTIEEAREHLLDSEYGSITCVTSRTVREVADGLLLSNSVRRGVIGLVKTVSREFAPEIRVNAVLPGTIETPRIEELIEANIERGVYDDYEDGLATLADDIPMDRIGEPRELGDIVTVLSSPRSSFVNGVAVPIDGGLLRS
- a CDS encoding nucleoside triphosphate pyrophosphohydrolase, whose amino-acid sequence is MGREYDKLVRDGIPERIERNGETPVVHTADDEEYEQRLLEKLDEEVAEFRDGKEMAELADVLEVVHAIREHHGVSADRLSSLRSEKASERGRFEDRIVLERVET